A window of Nicotiana sylvestris chromosome 8, ASM39365v2, whole genome shotgun sequence genomic DNA:
TAGGACCCAATAAATGTGGGGCGTAATTGCGTTACTTGCTTTATGTTACGGCCGCCCTTGGTGATGAGTGCCATATGAATACCATATAGTAACAAAAAAGAAGCACTAGATTAAGGCATAGGGGCGATTTAACAAAGACCAAATGTTCAATGAAAGAGCACCATAAAAGCCCTATCCAGAGAGCCATGTCAGCGACTAGTTACTGTCCAGATGGATGATGAGAAAGGCAGAATGGCAGATGATGATAAGGGTTCATCCCTGAAATGGGTGGTTCTTATTACTTTTGAGAGGTCCAAGAAATCTTAAATTTCACGATTGACAATCAGAAAAAATATCCCAGATTGAGAAAAAACCATCAACAGAATAATTCaataaatattttcttctttaaaattctaAAATTTTAATCTTGGCCATTTATTTGGTTATCAAGAAAAGCAATCTAACTTAGTTTTTTTTCAAcaagaactaaacttaggaactTGAAAGGGGAGTTCAAAGCAATGGCCTCAACTACCTCCCCTTCACTTACTCTTTCCTCTTCATCGACTTTGGTCGACGGCAAGACAACTCGTCAGTCAGCTGCTGCTGCGTCCTCCCAATGTGTCACCCTACCGACCCTCCCTCCCCCACCTGCCGTCCAAAGCCGTGCTGCCAGAACCACTGCCTACTGTAAGTGACTCTTTTCTTGGATGCCCACTAATTTCTTTCCCCTTTTATCTTGTTTTTTCAAGTCTTGAATTGCCTCTCTGTTCCGCTTGCCATTATATTTGAtcgaacacaacaacaacaataatgttCCCAGTGTAtttccacaagtggggtttgggaagGGTAGGGTGTACGCCGCCTTACCTGAAGcaggcagagaggctgttttcgatagaccctcggcatttGATCGAACACATAGTGTAAAAATGGTAATTTGTATCATACATtacacaacaacaaaacaattaCTTACTCGCAAACAAATTAAGGTTGGCAATATGAAATCATCATTGTTCATGTCGTTCCATTGAAGATGTGTTGTGTGTCTAGGTCAGCACGTTTCATCGTGTTTTATATTGTCGAAATTGACTAGTTTTACTAGTCTGTTAACTCACCGCACCACTCCTCCTTATCTGTGGGACTAGCAATGTGAGCAAGTTCACGCACGTGAATTTATGTTATATCGTACAATGATGGTAAAAAGATACTccatttatttttatatatagtcATGTTTGACTGAGCACAGAGTTTGATGAATTAAAGAAGACGTATAGCACATATCAAAAGTACCGTTATAACTCATTGTCCTAAATATTACATGACATTTATGTTGCTATAAGAACATGTCGTTTAGGGTAAAAtgagaagtttaaagttaaattgattCGAAATATAAAAAAGTGTCATTCTTTTTgtaacagactaaaaaggaaaaaatgtcATAATTGGTCATACATTTAGCAAAAAAGTATATAAATTAGAACGGAAGAAGTAATGCACACTATACTTCATACTAAAAAGTTATTGGTGCCATTGTAATTTCTTGCCTCGGATGCGCTGTGATGCAGGTCGTAAGATTGCAAGGAATGTAGTCGCAATGGCAACGTCTACTGGAGAGGTTGCAACTACTACAGAGGCATCATCAGCTGATATGGCAACCACTGAGTTACCATCTGAGCTTCTCCAAAAAATTCAAGAAGCTGTAAGGACCTACTGATATATTAATAGCTTTTTCACTTCACTTGGTTCTTGACTTGCTCCGCCTGATTCTTGATACCAACCAAATTTCTTCTTTCAGTGGGACAAACTTGACGATAAGTACGCAGTCAGCTCACTCGGTGTTGCTGCACTACTTCTACTATGGAGCTCCACTGGAGTTATCTCGGTACTCTTTTATTCTAACTACTTACTATTTGCCAACTTAGGACCTTTTGGTTTCCATTTTAGTTCAACTATTACAAGCTTGACAAAAGGATGTGCTTAATTGTTGCAGGCAATTGACAGGCTTCCTCTGATTCCTGGTGTTCTTGAGCTTGTAGGAATTGGTTACACCGGTGTAAGTTGAAACATTCATCACTTTTGGTCACTATAATGTATGCTATGTAATTTTATATAGTCGAATGATCAACGACAATTAGTTCCTCCTAGATCTCGTAGCCTTTTCTTTTGGTCTTATAACTTATATAAACTTATAATGTCAAAAGTTTTCAAGTATTTAAATGTCAGTGTAATTGTCTACGTCAAGTACCCTATTATAACTGATAATTACATGATAGGTAAATAAAGGTCTTAAACTGTTAGTTagtgtatataagttaaatcctTTCTTTTAATCTGGTAAAGCTTTGAACTATGCAATCAACCACCAAATTTTTTGAACTCAAATTCACTTtattcttctttaattttcttgGATCTGTCTTCCTCTGCAGTGGTTTGCTTACAAGAACTTGGTCTTCAAACCAGACAGGTAATCCCATTTCGTTGAAATACGAATTAGTGGAAGCTAAGTTTATTATTCATACGTCGTGTTCGTCACTACTTACCTCTCTTCTTATAACATTTTGCCGTTAACAGAGAAGCTTTGATATCAAAGATCAAGGATTTGTACAAGGAAGTAATTGGGAGCAGCTGAAAAGAAAGTGTCCTAATGCTGCCGCAGAGACATGATCAAAATAGATTTCAGTTGAGCAATCTTGCAGCTTTGCACTTCAAAATGTAAACTCTGCTTTGTTCTTTTGCTGTCTTAATATTCTAACAGAATAAAACTCAAATAAACTATGTCTATATATTGCTTATTTGTACATTGTCTTTTCATTCTCTCATCTTTATATGTTTTTCTTTAGCAGTTGGAAGTTTATGTATATCAATACTTTCAAGTAGATCCATGTTTTTGGTAATTAACGGCTTAAAAGAAATTGTACAACAAACATGTTACCATATGGTTTTAATGACATAAGCGCCTTCTCAGTTCATTCTTCAACTTTCAActttaagtgggcgtttggacataagatttGTGAAATTACATAAAAAAGAGGGGAAAAATTCAAGTTGAAAATTAGGGTTGTGTTTGGATATGAAAACAAATTGGAGCTATTTCTGAATTTTTGAGAGTGCtttgaagtggaaattttgaaatatagctttttggagtttttcaaatttcgaAATTTCTGAAATTCAACTCGaagtgaaatttgaaattttcatggCCAAACACTAAGTTCgccaaaaagtgaaaaaaaattccgaaaaaaaagaaaaacttctaaaaggCGAAATATATAAACGACCCCTTTAAGTTTTCCCAAACGATCAGTTGGACACCTTAACTGAGCCCATTTTCAGCTAGACATTCCATTCATTCACAAAAGTGTGTCTTTAAACACTCGAGTCCGATAAACATCATGCGTGAGGTGCAATCACGGATGACGTGACAAACATACCAATCATTAAATGACATGTGATTTTTAGAAACAAATATTcttattaaaaaaaatcaaacctTCTTCTTTCCAATAGCCGCTGGCTGGATCTTCGCCAACGGGGCTATCCCAAAACCACCATGAAACCACCTTGAGTCACTCTCCCTATCCACTGTAATCTACGCCGCTACATCAACGTTTCTCCACCAAACACTAATGAAATTTCTTAATTTCAGCCAAGAATCTTAAGCGCCGCTCAAGCTCCACCGTATCTCCTCCCTAGTCACCGACTAATATCTCTTTTTATCATCTTAAATTCTTTTATTGTGCTTTGAAGTGCAACAATGGAGGAAGAAAGAGCCATCCATGTGCGAGTGCGGAAATGAATATTCCCACCATCTTCAATATTTTATGGTCTTTTACATAGAGGATTTTCTATGATTTTTCAGTTTGAAATTCAAGTAGATGAGAATATTGTGAAATTCTTAAGCACGCTCCTTCTCCTCTCTGTTATCCACCAGCAACAGAAATTACATGTCCTTCCACATTTGCTTCGATtaaaggaagaaagaaagtgGGTGaaaaagattggaaaattttCCTAGGTCGAGATCTAACGGCAGAGCCGAAGGTCCTGCTCGATTTGTAATTTTCTTGATTGGTAGTATAAAAAAGGTAGTTTAATGTGAGGATTTTGTATATTTTCGTTGGTGTGTAATAATGGTGGTTTGAGTTGGAGGTGGGTGGAAAAGACTTGAAGAAGAAGGTTATTTAGGGTGGGTCCACATtgtttttaggaaaagaaaatgataaaCCTAATTTTAGGTAGGCAACTCGCGTGTTAGAGAGCGCATTTCACGTGATGGGGGTTAACAGTGTCAGGTGCTTAGTTGATCTTTTTTTGTGAATAAATGAAGTGTCTAGCTGAAAATAAGCTCAATTAAGGTGTTCAACTGATCGTTGAGGACAACTTAAAGTAACAATAAGTTGCGTCGATAAAAATAATCGAGACCAAAAAATATTGCAACTATCgaagtattttattttaaataatttgagcgttacaatctctatgattctTCTGATTCTACTTTTCAACAGTTAATAAAAGAGCCTTCGAgctaaattttgaattttattttattttaatccaaGTGCTTGAGGCATGATCTTCGTATTTTTAATCCAAGGGCTTGCAGCTTGTTCTTGGATTTTTGTCTTGATCTTTTAATCCTTAGAACACTTAAATGCTTGTAGCTTTTAAAGAAATCTGCAGTGtctgatccacgagctctctcttgcttcttgctataacttctggtgtcttttttgggttatgaagacccctatttataattGTGGGAGGGACACGTTAtcataagaacaaactcttttcgaccaatcaaattgaaatgtgacaaggccgcatttgattggccagaacatatCACTGTGTCACAACCTAAATTTCCTTCCATTGggtatcatgatggcacctagggACTAAGTAAGCTGAACATTTAActgaaataacaacaatatataactCACATCTAACAATTTCAAATTTGAAGTCTCTATACAAATTTAcaatcccaaaaccggtagtacacgtcataagctctacagagtttcctagaacctctaaatacaactgtttcGAAATAAGGATAAACAATCTAATACAAAATCAAAAGTGACTCTGAAGCCTGCGACTgcagcaacaggtttaccttgagtctccacatcAAGATCTGTACAACTAGCAAATGATCGACTGATTccgaaatacctggatctgcacaaatattgtgcagaagcgtagtataagtacaccacagcggtacctagtaagtatcaagactaacctcagtggagtagtgacgagaagcagtcaagacacctactggactAAATATCCTGAACAAAATATAAGTGTAGTACTAACAGAATACGATATCTCTAGGAAACTACGTTGTCACGATCCCAAaccggacccagtcgtgatggcgcctttcatgaagacaaggccatccgacACAATTCTCAAATCAACCATTCTTTCATTTAAAAGTGggttttataccatttataaaccattAATCTCATAATGATCATTTAAAAGAACaatgcggaataattacacatgcccgacatcggggtgtcactagtcatgagcatctaccaaggtctgaatacaacaaaaaagtCAAGTGTACTAAGTACATAAATGGAAATGAGATGAAGAAACAGTGCTGCGAACATCGtacaaccaccttgctaactctgatgactccgcatCTGAGCAATCAATACCCGCTATCGGGttctgaaatacctgaatctgcatacgaggtgcaggaagtaatgtgagtactccaacctagtaagtaataagagtaaataaagaccgagtagtaggaaacaatgaatcgaCATTCAtgataactcaataagcacaCAGGCTGCTAATTCAGAATACGAGTCGATCGTCTTATTAAAGTCCAgccttttagtaaaaatcatttgaaaatgctttccaacattttcagtaggggttcaataccatttataataaaagagatgaaaaaccataatcggcccctcgggcaaaacatagttcgtaaacagcccctcgggcaaaacaggaatcataaacacttcataacaggaaaatctcagtggaagtaacaaagccaaatcaatgattaaattctgaacatctcataaaccccaacttaaatgaaagttgttttaaaacatttgttcaacacttTCGACAGAGACGCAAtttaaagatgagtgaaaacagtcaataaatcaacatattcgatagaaactcaatttaaagaggagtgaaaatcaataagttcataaatAGGCCCcttaggcaaagcatcactcatgtgcatgtatatatctatcgcccctcgggcaagcctctcagtcactcgtgacttaaCTCTTACCAATCatcgctcacactcagcactcaataggtaccatatagtaaccactgcggcgtgcagcccgatccagatatctcgtcgacggcgctcactgggggtgtgcagacttcagaggggatcctatagcccaagcgctatatcgctgcggcgtgcagcccgatccaacatatctcgtcaacgacgctcactgggggtgtgcagactccagaggggctcctacaacccaagtgctatatcgctgcggcgtgcagcccgatccaacatatcattgcggtgtgcagtccgatccaacatatcgctgcggtgtgcaacccgatccatataagtatcgctgcggcatgcagccgatccatatacatacatacatatatatatatatatatatatatatatatatatattgctgcggcgtgcagaccgatccatagatataagatcctcacaaccaggccctctgcctctctcagtcatcaacctcacaatcagaccctcgatctatctcagtcatcaacctcataaTCACTCGGGCCATCAGTAAACTGGGAATTCTTCTCTTCTGACGACTCAAACTGATGCCCAaagctccaaaactagtcaataaaggTGCAAaccataaatatatactctaatactcttgaaaatccaatttataacaattcttaACTCAgctcgaaaagtcgataaaatcactctgtggcccacgtgcccggattccaaaaaattttgaagataaactttacccataaccccacgaactcaaatatataatttatttccaattccatgcccaaattcgcggtcaaaatccaaaaataccaatttctaggtttttcttcaaaaccccaaatttcactttaGATTCTCATaaattttgatgttaaatctaaggtaTAATAACAAAATATAATTGAAAATTGGTTAGAggcacttacccaatgatttgatacgaaaatcctctctcaaaatcgcccactCTCGGACCAAgggttcaaaatatgataaaatgaagcaaAATTCAAAGTTAAATGGAAGGGCTGGAAAATGTggcatttgcaacaaaattttgcaatTGCGAACTAGGCATCACAATTGCGATTgagatgttcgcaattgcgatcatacCAGAAACCAACAGTTTTTCCCGACACAGAAATGAGCGTAACTtcctcatacaatgtccaaattcgacgattctttttgctatggctccgtaattaagATGCGGATCTAATGTTTAATAAAAACTtaatttggagctcatttgcttaatgtggtaCCCTTTATGCCCAGAGTAACGATgttgaaacatcaaataagagcgtGATacaatccgaaacacacccgaggcctcggGACCTTGTCCAATCACACTGACTCACtccataacataacacagacctgctcgaggcctcaaatcataccaaataacatcaaaactatAAGTTTCACATTGATTCAACCCTAATAAACTATTGAACTTCTAACTTCCatatccgatgccgaaacctattaaatcacgtccaattgaccacaaatttgcacataagtcacatttgacattacagacctactccaactttcggaatcggtaTCCCACCCAgatatcaaaaggtccacttccggtcaaacatctcaaaaaccttcaaatttctaattttcgctaaatgaccccaaaatgacctacagacctccgaatGCACTTTCGTACACGCTCCCAATACcggaatcaccatacagagctattctcaGACTTGGAATCTTAGAcgaacatcgataacattgaaatgcacttaaacccaaatttatgaaattcttctaaaatgttAACTTCCAACAATAGGGATTGAATCGCTCcctggtcatccaaaacccgatctgaagatacgcctaagtccgaaatcatcatacgaacctgctggaaccatCAAATCTGgattctgaggttgtttacttaaaaatccaatcttagtcaattcttccaacttaatgtttccgaaatgagaattctctttccaaattgattctgaacttcccgaaattcaattccgaccatgcgttcGAGTCATAATACCTAAAATGAAGTTGattgtcacgactcggatttcccaccatcgggtgtcgtgatggcgcctactatcggagctaggcaagccaaaatttaaaacacctttcctgctttctttcaaacaatataataaacgagacaaaatctaagcggaagactttaaatctaaagcaactgaaaaccaaaagtgcggaagtttgaaccaaaatgctacccagagtctggtgtcactagctcacggactactacagaatactacaatcaatgtctgaagggaaaatacatcatgtttgtctgatacaagataaacaaacaaaaaacatggaaagggacttcggcctgcgaacgccagctaggctacctcgagagtccctggactaaagatagctcccagaagtcctactgctgtggtccgtaagctgctccctgatctgtgcaccaaaaatgcacagagtgtagcatcagcacaaccgacaccatgtgctggtaagtgcctggcctaaccccgacaaagtagtgacaaggctagacagtatctaccataattaacctgtacatatatatatacaacaagtgccagaaaacaataacaagataataccaagtaaaactgggaggggacatgctatcggggagtaacagataaaaatgaaatatcggaaataaatagaagaaactccggtttccatgatatatatatatatatatagtggacggcgtgccacacgaccccataatatcatatataagtggacggcgtgccacacgatcccataatatcatttataagtggacggcgtgccacacgatcccataatatcatatataagtggacggcgtgccacacgatcccataatatcatatataagtggacgacgtgccacacgatcccataatatcatatataagtggacggcgtgccacacgatcccataatatcatatataagtggacggcgtgccacacgatcccataatatcatatataagtggacggcgtgccacacgatcccataatatcatatataagtggacggcgtgccacacgatcccataatatcatatataagtggacggcgtgccacacgatcccataatatcatatataagtggacggcgtgccacacgatcccataatatagatcgtaatatctgacttcatatagtagaccccttcagggttgaataacaactcaatacctttaacccggcaagggtacaactaacagcctaaaatatcccaacaagggagagtatatatatcagtctacacatcccggcaagggagtattcacaacacattctcctttttaaatccattcttcctcaactaaaaCATTCATGTTcaagctaacgctccaaaagtacaccaatcacaattttacctcaaccgttcacattatatgaaactcatcaaataaacaaggagcttgtgtcacattattcgaattaaaagcaatcaagactcacggtcatgctagactccggtgcatagataaccgtcaccatgcctatacaccgtactccacattagcaagtagcaaatatcatcctaatcctattccctcaagccaaagttagaacaaacacttacctcgaatgctccaaactcaactcacgcttctagtatagctttacctcttgattccaccaccaatccgctcgaatctagtcataagttacttaatcacattaataattactaaatgaatcatccccaatgcatgaaaatagatttttcaaggtttttcccaaaaaggtcaaaaatacccccggacccacgtggtcgaaactcgaggttcggaccaaaacccggttacccattcccccatgaatcccaatatatgatttgtttttaaatcggaccccaaattgaggtccaacttctcaatttgtagaaaacctaggttctatccaaaacacccaattttccccatgaaaatctttgatttgaagttgaaattatgttaaaagatgttaaggaataaagaaattaagttagaaatcacttaccaatcgtttt
This region includes:
- the LOC104223406 gene encoding protein CURVATURE THYLAKOID 1B, chloroplastic, encoding MASTTSPSLTLSSSSTLVDGKTTRQSAAAASSQCVTLPTLPPPPAVQSRAARTTAYCRKIARNVVAMATSTGEVATTTEASSADMATTELPSELLQKIQEAWDKLDDKYAVSSLGVAALLLLWSSTGVISAIDRLPLIPGVLELVGIGYTGWFAYKNLVFKPDREALISKIKDLYKEVIGSS